From the genome of Etheostoma spectabile isolate EspeVRDwgs_2016 chromosome 10, UIUC_Espe_1.0, whole genome shotgun sequence, one region includes:
- the sh3tc2 gene encoding SH3 domain and tetratricopeptide repeat-containing protein 2 isoform X1 — protein sequence MALISGSCRLLGQMASCCCRPLLNSSCCGPFIKVCLSSFTDISPAELDALWREPPYALGGVNEHFSGNDIMTEGVVEEEDGPMVESGEGGVEPDSYWMKKEAFLRGSTVTLGEKFSSEIVLLFTGQRRSSMNPDQALQEALRTRLRVVESNSQDVIQLFKDLSARLVSVHAEKDSFVLTFKTVEEIWKFSTYLALGYVARCLENFLCDQSFWLDPELLSDLQINVTVDEEHLATLYLGLLLQEGSFFAKAQFTRSEQDEDDEEQLSFKKNDLLMVRDTGQDDMWEGTMLSTGNHGLVPVNAMQPLPYPFYQWFLRKYPGNVGCSPAEKEPFEHAIVTGSCVAVVNYSPVGPDELLLSRGDIVEIQGLLVRGLDMFIGKHTSTGHNGFVHKAHVKPLDVVPLGGQLVFLTEEERASLAQVNPCSSEPSDSGLLERLFSSDISSVYRLDRLDETDFKYIRNRPKHDQKIPESTRQSVVSEKGGGTPPYYSSPRASLCPSSPRLSLYQSHYPLPREGESLSFTLDDTFRELDQFQEDPPLFLEQNSWEGEDSEFSNPTLTLLNHDHFQEDFLPLYDLQYSFLWVNFSGKTEDELSGHLESVRDCAKRMGLHWAHRRACFLLGRLCARKLKFSQARVYYEEALSVRVDSFSDTPLLIALFTNLTAVYLKQRMTDRLSQTLEKAGALLLCLPCHTFTSMDEVELLQLLLRRSVVMGDKHLEARVCYLISSLFLLLRKTEDALPFVERLQFLSRTLSAAEGLPIVPLDLNWLLSWLYHRKYMPYLALSSLSLDSRQDHSLHDAFLRIELFIRNSVRLNPCWKEGTSLLPAQIVIYLQQALTIAKQGEDMKTQRDLCQGLATIYQQYDALDEAVHCAQQAVETGGHIIEEEGFEASVLLGWLLVLTGQAERAQSVLLPLLTSLQGTDSPTQRGVIHNLLALSLRRQGHIPEAGWHLHSALVISRESGHQRNQALVLANLGCLALDVGASLVAERFLIRSLHLFLDLWESPTDEEHVQAYLWLGRSYKDRRKSQDSRACYEMGLLIALHARNLHSQMVVAKVLSRLYAELMLYGQSIVYYELCVSVSRELKDKRLEGEFLEILSSVYLSLNTERSSRKSLDYTKQSLRISIDLGKREEESETWLQVGRIYYLIQEDELADMYLQAAVKTALRMNDHHFAMSIYEEAGDVYFKGLRNRMASLPFYRDGSLPFARSIKDIHSEFRLLSKLTELLMKQGEQDEALQYATLAVEIASKTAVQLNERTAYHRLATVYYHLQQYEMAENYYLKSLSLCPPVLGDPMEARYYTKVYCRLGNITLHKLKDSFDAVGYFQLALAAAMEDQANPEALYVVYMKLAEIHGNHMPDAQLCQVYRDRAQNLKQLLAGEEGAAVREESMKDEETEPVQKKDEDSNANNRPTESLVNRKTPTTENKKCEDNSIPRTCLIHGHTENICADTNIGDMNGKEDPNINLQINTDGPFMNAFGSETETIASQSHSDSILTESFDTAKEDISDSSSSTDTLEIYQNQTDEKGFDTVHSMPSPIPDNYTSDITRHTDALNADSDTQDEQNTSAKETDVHEDPL from the exons ACATCTCTCCAGCTGAGCTGGATGCTCTTTGGAGGGAACCACCATATGCTCTCGGGGGAGTAAATGAACACTtctcaggaaatgacatcatgACTGAAG GTGTTGTTGAGGAGGAGGACGGTCCCATGGTGGAGTCAGGTGAAGGTGGGGTGGAGCCTGACAGCTACTGGATGAAAAAAGAGGCCTTTCTCAGAGGAAGTACTGTCACACTGGGAGAGAAATTCTCCTCAG AAATTGTGCTGCTGTTCACCGGGCAGAGGCGCTCCAGCATGAATCCTGACCAAGCCCTACAGGAGGCCCTGCGCACCCGACTGCGGGTGGTGGAGAGCAACAGCCAGGACGTCATCCAGCTCTTTAAA GACTTGTCTGCACGTCTGGTGTCTGTCCACGCTGAGAAGGATAGCTTTGTACTCACATTCAAGACTGTGGAGGAAATCTGGAAGTTTTCAACTTACCTAGCATTAG GTTATGTTGCTCGCTGCTTGGAGAACTTCCTGTGTGATCAGTCCTTCTGGCTGGACCCAGAGCTGCTCAGCGACCTGCAGATCAATGTAACTGTGGACGAGGAACATTTGGCCACCCTTTACCTAGGACTGTTACTCCAGGAGG GATCTTTTTTTGCCAAGGCGCAATTCACAAGAAGTGAGCAGGATGAGGACGACGAAGAACAGCTGTCATTCAAAAAGAATGACTTACTGATGGTGAGAGACACAGGGCAGGATGACATGTGGGAGGGCACCATGCTCTCCACAGGAAACCATGGCCTGGTGCCAGTCAACGCCATGCAACCGCTGCCTTACCCCTTCTATCA GTGGTTCCTGAGGAAGTACCCAGGCAATGTTGGATGTTCGCCAGCAGAAAAGGAACCCTTTGAACATGCTATTG TGACGGGTTCCTGTGTAGCAGTGGTCAACTACAGTCCAGTGGGCCCCGATGAGCTTCTGCTGAGTAGAGGGGACATTGTGGAGATCCAGGGTCTACTAGTCCGAGGCCTTGACATGTTCATAGGAAAACACACTTCCACAGGGCACAATGGTTTTGTACACAAGGCCCATGTCAAACCTCTGGATGTTGTACCCCT AGGTGGACAGTTGGTCTTTCtgactgaggaggagagagccagcctggctcaggttaaCCCCTGTAGCTCTGAGCCAAGTGACAGTGGCCTGCTGGAAAGACTCTTCTCGTCTGACATCAGCTCCGTGTACAGACTAG ACAGACTGGATGAGACTGACTTCAAGTACATTAGAAATCGTCCAAAACATG ATCAAAAGATTCCTGAAAGCACCCGTCAGAGCGTCGTGTCAGAGAAAGGTGGAGGGACACCCCCATACTACTCCTCTCCTCGAGCCTCTCTGTGTCCCTCCTCCCCTCGTCTGTCCCTCTATCAGTCCCATTATCCTCTGCCACGCGAGGGAGAGAGCCTTTCCTTCACTCTGGATGACACGTTCAGAGAACTGGACCAGTTCCAGGAAGACCCACCTCTCTTCTTGGAGCAGAACAGCTGGGAGGGGGAGGACTCCGAGTTCAGTAACCCCACACTGACCCTGCTCAACCATGACCACTTCCAG GAGGACTTCCTGCCCCTGTACGACCTGCAGTATTCCTTCCTGTGGGTGAACTTTAGTGGTAAGACAGAGGACGAGCTTTCAGGGCATCTAGAGAGTGTCAGGGATTGTGCCAAGAGGATGGGCTTGCACTGGGCACATCGACGGGCATGCTTCCTCCTGGGAAGACTCTGTGCCAGGAAGCTAAAGTTCTCCCAG GCCCGTGTGTATTATGAGGAGGCTCTCAGTGTCCGTGTGGACAGTTTCTCGGACACGCCGCTCCTCATCGCTCTCTTCACAAACCTCACCGCTGTCTACCTGAAGCAGCGTATGACAGACAGGCTGTCCCAGACTCTGGAGAAGGCCGGTGCCCTGCTCCTCTGTCTGCCCTGCCACACCTTTACCTCCATGGACGAGGTTgaactgctgcagctgctcctgAGGAGATCGGTGGTGATGGGGGACAAACACCTGGAGGCTCGCGTCTGCTACCTCATCTCCAGCCTCTTCCTGCTCCTCAGGAAGACTGAAGATGCTCTTCCCTTTGTGGAGCGACTGCAGTTTCTCTCAAGGACGCTCTCTGCTGCAGAGGGACTTCCCATAGTTCCTTTGGACCTCAACTGGCTTTTGAGCTGGCTCTATCATCGTAAGTACATGCCTTACTTAGCCCTGTCCTCTCTGAGTCTAGACTCAAGACAAGACCACTCCCTCCACGATGCTTTCCTGAGGATTGAGTTGTTTATCAGGAACTCTGTTCGCCTGAACCCGTGCTGGAAGGAAGGAACCTCCCTGCTGCCTGCCCAGATTGTGATTTATCTTCAGCAGGCCCTGACAATAGCTAAGCAAGGGGAGGACATGAAAACCCAGAGGGACCTGTGTCAGGGCTTGGCCACCATCTACCAGCAGTATGATGCTCTGGATGAGGCGGTGCACTGTGCTCAACAAGCTGTGGAGACAGGAGGCCACATCATTGAGGAGGAGGGCTTTGAGGCCTCTGTGCTGCTCGGGTGGCTGCTGGTGTTGACAGGCCAGGCTGAGAGGGCCCAGAGTGTCCTACTACCACTGCTCACATCTCTCCAG GGCACAGACAGTCCCACACAGCGAGGAGTGATCCACAACCTTTTGGCTTTGAGTCTGAGGCGGCAGGGCCACATCCCAGAGGCAGGCTGGCATCTCCACTCTGCCTTGGTCATCTCCAGGGAAAGTGGACACCAGAGGAACCAGGCCCTGGTATTGGCCAACCTGGGCTGCCTGGCACTCGATGTGGGGGCATCTTTGGTGGCAGAACGCTTCCTAATCAG ATCCCTGCATCTTTTTCTGGATCTCTGGGAAAGCCCCACAGATGAGGAGCACGTTCAGGCCTACCTTTGGCTAGGGCGGAGCTACAAAGACAGGAGGAAGAGTCAGGACAGCAGGGCGTGCTATGAAATGGGGCTACTTATTGCACTACATGCCAGAAATCTACACA GTCAGATGGTGGTGGCCAAGGTGCTGAGTCGGCTCTATGCCGAGTTGATGCTGTACGGCCAGAGTATCGTCTACTACGAGCTCTGTGTGTCCGTATCCAGAGAGCTGAAGGACAAGCGACTAGAGGGAGAGTTTCTGGAAATCCTCAGCAGCGTCTACCTCTCACTCAACACTGAAAG ATCATCTCGGAAATCTCTGGACTACACCAAGCAGAGTCTGAGAATTTCAATAGATTTGggcaagagagaggaagagtcAGAGACGTGGCTGCAGGTGGGACGCATCTATTACCTCATCCAGGAGGACGAGCTAGCTGACATGTACCTACAG GCAGCAGTGAAGACAGCCCTGAGGATGAATGATCATCACTTTGCCATGAGCATCTACGAGGAGGCAGGCGACGTCTACTTTAAAGGCCTCCGGAACCGCATGGCTTCACTGCCTTTCTACAGG GACGGCAGTCTGCCATTTGCACGGAGCATCAAGGATATCCATTCAGAGTTCCGTTTGTTGAGTAAACTGACGGAGCTGTTAATGAAGCAGGGAGAGCAGGACGAGGCTCTGCAGTACGCAACCCTGGCTGTGGAGATCGCCAGCAAAACAG CTGTGCAGTTGAATGAGAGGACAGCCTACCACCGGCTGGCTACAGTCTACTACCACCTGCAGCAGTACGAGATGGCAGAAAACTACTACCTGAAGTCCCTGTCCCTCTGTCCGCCCGTCCTGGGGGACCCCATGGAGGCTCGCTACTACACCAAGGTGTACTGCAGACTGGGAAATATCACTCTACACAAACTGAAG GATTCTTTTGATGCAGTGGGCTACTTCCAGTTAGCTCTGGCAGCGGCCATGGAGGACCAAGCTAACCCCGAGGCTCTGTATGTGGTGTACATGAAGCTGGCTGAGATCCACGGCAACCACATGCCCGATGCTCAGCTGTGCCAAGTTTACAGAGACAGAGCTCAGAATCTGAAGCAACTTCTGGCTGGAGAGGAAGGTGCTGCTGTTAGAGAGGAAAGCATGAAGGATGAAGAAACAGAGCCTGTCCAAAAGAAGGACGAGGACTCTAATGCTAATAATAGGCCTACAGAAAGTTTGGTTAACAGAAAGACGCCtacaactgaaaataaaaagtgcGAAGACAACTCAATTCCAAGAACTTGTTTAATACATGGACATACAGAGAATATATGTGCCGACACTAACATTGGAGATATGAACGGGAAAGAAGATCCCAACATTAATCTACAGATTAATACAGATGGCCCTTTTATGAACGCCTTTGGGTCCGAGACGGAAACCATTGCCAGTCAGTCGCACAGTGACAGTATTCTTACGGAGTCCTTTGATACAGCCAAGGAGGACATCTCAGACTCCAGCAGCTCCACTGACACTTTAGAAATATACCAGAATCAAACAGATGAGAAAGGCTTTGATACTGTCCACAGCATGCCCAGTCCAATACCTGATAATTACACCAGTGACATCACAAGACACACAGATGCCTTAAACGCAGATTCTGATACTCAGGATGAACAAAACACATCCGCTAAAGAAACAGATGTGCATGAAGATCCTCTTTAA